One stretch of Natranaerovirga pectinivora DNA includes these proteins:
- the hydF gene encoding [FeFe] hydrogenase H-cluster maturation GTPase HydF: protein MNLDNNTTRSNRLHIALFGKTNSGKSSIINAITGQNISLVSEINGTTTDPVYKSMELLPLGPVVIIDTAGLNDSTPLGHLRKEKTLEVLNKTDIALIVIDPVEGADVFEKELIAMIKEKNLPFVCIINKMDLISDPSIVYDLESLLNVALIKASAKTLYGINEIKESIIKAVPSDMDITILDNLVSPKDIVVLVIPIDSAAPKGRIILPQQQVLREVLDKGGICLVCQDNELEETLMSLNKNPKIIITDSQVFDKVSKIVPDGVMLTSFSILFAKYKGDLKELVKGAQWIENLKEGDRVLISEGCTHHRQKDDIGTVKIPNWLKKYTGKNIIIDFTSGYEYPKNLSDYALIIHCGSCMLNRKEVLYRIHKAKESNVPIVNYGVFIAYVNGILNKTLEPFIPSN from the coding sequence ATGAATTTAGATAATAACACTACAAGAAGTAATAGATTACATATAGCTTTATTTGGGAAAACCAATTCTGGTAAATCAAGTATTATCAATGCAATTACTGGACAGAATATATCCTTAGTATCTGAAATTAATGGTACAACCACAGACCCTGTGTATAAATCAATGGAATTACTACCCCTTGGACCAGTGGTTATTATAGATACTGCTGGATTGAACGATTCCACACCATTAGGCCATTTAAGAAAAGAAAAAACATTAGAGGTCTTAAATAAAACGGATATTGCGTTAATTGTTATAGACCCAGTAGAGGGTGCTGATGTATTCGAAAAAGAACTTATTGCTATGATCAAAGAAAAAAACTTGCCTTTTGTTTGTATTATAAATAAAATGGATTTGATCTCTGATCCTTCTATTGTTTATGACTTAGAAAGCTTATTGAATGTAGCGTTAATAAAAGCTTCTGCTAAAACTTTATATGGCATTAACGAAATTAAAGAAAGTATTATAAAAGCAGTTCCTTCAGACATGGATATAACAATTCTAGATAACCTGGTTTCTCCTAAAGATATAGTTGTTTTAGTTATTCCCATAGATAGTGCTGCGCCAAAGGGTAGAATTATCTTACCTCAACAACAAGTATTACGAGAAGTCTTAGATAAAGGCGGTATCTGTTTGGTATGCCAAGATAATGAACTTGAAGAAACCTTAATGTCCTTAAATAAAAATCCCAAAATAATAATCACTGATTCTCAAGTTTTTGATAAAGTATCAAAAATCGTTCCAGATGGGGTGATGTTAACTTCATTCTCTATATTATTTGCAAAGTACAAAGGGGATCTAAAAGAATTGGTTAAAGGTGCCCAATGGATAGAGAACTTAAAAGAAGGGGATCGTGTTTTAATTTCAGAAGGCTGTACCCATCATCGCCAAAAAGATGATATTGGAACTGTAAAAATTCCTAACTGGTTAAAAAAATATACAGGCAAAAATATTATTATTGATTTTACGAGCGGTTATGAGTACCCTAAAAACTTATCTGACTATGCTTTAATTATTCACTGTGGATCTTGTATGTTAAATAGAAAGGAAGTTTTATATAGAATCCATAAAGCCAAAGAAAGCAATGTTCCAATTGTTAATTATGGTGTTTTTATTGCTTATGTTAATGGCATATTAAATAAAACACTAGAACCTTTTATACCTTCTAATTAA
- a CDS encoding heavy-metal-associated domain-containing protein, which produces MTKKVCISGMTCDHCKAHTQTTLENIKGVVDVSVNLEEGFALVEADYLDDDLIKERIEEAGYEVTHIAHI; this is translated from the coding sequence ATGACAAAAAAAGTTTGTATTAGTGGAATGACTTGTGATCACTGTAAAGCGCATACCCAAACAACATTGGAAAATATTAAAGGTGTTGTAGATGTAAGTGTGAACTTAGAAGAAGGCTTTGCTTTAGTAGAAGCAGATTATTTAGATGACGATTTAATAAAAGAAAGAATTGAAGAAGCAGGATATGAAGTTACACATATTGCTCATATTTAG
- the speD gene encoding adenosylmethionine decarboxylase encodes MNNNPSKLELHGFNNLTKTLSFNIYDICYTSSAEDRKRYIDYIDEQYNSERLTEILKNVTNMIGASVLNVSKQDYDPQGASVTILISEEEVPLYCIDSSCNRGILTPIPQHIAGHLDKSHLTVHTYPESHPVHGINTFRVDIDVSTCGQISPLNALNYLIESFESDILALDYRVRGFTRDKDGTKHFIDHNIGSIQDYIDKDISKRYNLVDTNMLQQNIFHTKMMVNDFKLNDYLFEIKEEDLSKEEALELRKLVYNEMLEIFYGTNFEYKY; translated from the coding sequence ATGAATAATAATCCTTCTAAATTAGAATTACACGGATTTAATAATTTAACAAAAACACTAAGTTTTAATATTTATGACATTTGCTATACTTCTTCAGCAGAAGATCGTAAAAGATATATTGACTATATTGATGAGCAATATAATTCTGAAAGATTAACTGAAATATTAAAAAATGTTACAAATATGATTGGTGCAAGTGTTCTTAATGTATCAAAGCAAGATTACGATCCTCAAGGAGCAAGTGTAACTATTTTAATTAGTGAAGAAGAAGTTCCTTTATATTGTATAGATTCATCTTGTAATAGAGGTATATTAACGCCAATTCCACAACATATTGCAGGACATTTAGATAAGAGTCACCTTACAGTGCACACTTATCCGGAAAGTCATCCAGTTCATGGAATCAATACATTTAGAGTAGATATTGATGTTTCAACTTGTGGTCAAATATCCCCACTGAATGCATTAAATTATCTTATAGAAAGTTTTGAATCAGATATATTAGCACTTGATTATCGCGTTCGTGGATTTACTAGAGATAAAGATGGGACAAAACATTTTATTGATCATAATATTGGATCTATTCAAGACTATATTGATAAAGATATATCTAAAAGATATAATCTAGTAGATACAAATATGTTGCAACAAAATATTTTCCATACAAAAATGATGGTAAACGATTTTAAATTAAATGATTATTTATTTGAAATAAAAGAAGAAGATTTAAGTAAAGAAGAAGCTTTAGAACTTAGAAAACTGGTATACAATGAAATGCTAGAAATTTTCTATGGAACTAACTTTGAATATAAATACTAA
- a CDS encoding aminotransferase class I/II-fold pyridoxal phosphate-dependent enzyme — protein sequence MYLNQNETPIATGLKNYAKKNVTHFDVPGHKKNSELGYLADYFGKDVVNIDTNSSKIVDSLSHPTTIIKEASQLMANAYGADQALFLVNGTTIGVQAMMMSVCGPKDKIILPRNVHKSAVNALILCGATPIYVQPEVDDELGVITGMSYSSIEKAMAENPDAKAIFLLNPTYYGFTTNIRDIVNLAHRHGMAVLVDEAHGAHLPFHDELPIHAMGAGADLAVTSLHKTGGSLTQSSVLFIREGIVNPKTVQTTLNLLQTTSASYLLLSSLDLARKNLVMNGEETIDKVLKIARNARLKLKEYANLYVFSDEFKNGDTVFDYDETKFCINVSKTGYTGFEVYDILLDKYNIQVEIADANNIMAILSIGDTQENMDKLVEALIDISTHPKEKTAKKHKLIDLNPHVVVTPRDAFFAHKKAVKIQDAVGEISGESIMVYPPGIPIISPGEKITKEMLEYIDFVKEQNCVITDLADPSIEYINILSL from the coding sequence ATGTATTTAAATCAAAATGAAACACCAATTGCAACAGGATTAAAAAATTATGCAAAAAAGAATGTAACGCATTTTGATGTGCCAGGACATAAAAAAAATTCAGAGTTAGGGTATTTAGCTGATTATTTTGGTAAAGATGTTGTTAATATAGATACAAATTCATCTAAAATAGTAGATTCATTAAGTCATCCTACAACAATAATCAAAGAGGCTAGTCAACTAATGGCAAATGCTTATGGTGCAGACCAAGCATTATTTTTGGTGAATGGTACGACAATAGGTGTACAAGCTATGATGATGAGTGTTTGTGGACCAAAAGATAAAATCATTTTACCAAGAAATGTGCATAAAAGTGCTGTTAACGCATTAATATTATGTGGGGCAACACCAATCTATGTACAACCTGAAGTAGATGATGAATTGGGTGTTATTACAGGTATGTCTTATAGCTCCATTGAAAAAGCAATGGCAGAAAACCCTGACGCAAAAGCAATTTTCTTATTAAATCCTACATATTATGGGTTTACTACAAATATCAGAGATATTGTTAATTTAGCACATAGACATGGGATGGCAGTATTAGTAGATGAAGCCCATGGCGCTCATTTGCCTTTTCATGATGAATTACCTATTCATGCTATGGGAGCAGGAGCTGATTTGGCTGTAACCAGTTTGCATAAAACAGGGGGGTCATTAACACAAAGCTCCGTATTATTTATAAGAGAAGGCATCGTAAATCCTAAAACTGTTCAGACAACTTTAAATTTACTTCAGACGACGTCAGCTTCATATTTATTATTAAGTAGTTTAGATTTAGCTAGAAAGAATCTTGTAATGAATGGAGAAGAAACCATCGATAAAGTACTAAAAATTGCCAGAAATGCTAGGTTAAAGCTTAAAGAATACGCTAACCTATATGTTTTTTCTGATGAGTTTAAAAACGGTGATACTGTTTTTGATTACGATGAAACAAAGTTTTGTATAAACGTTTCTAAGACAGGCTATACAGGATTTGAAGTATATGACATATTATTAGATAAGTATAATATTCAAGTGGAAATCGCAGATGCTAATAATATAATGGCAATATTAAGCATTGGCGATACACAAGAGAATATGGATAAATTGGTTGAAGCACTAATTGATATATCAACTCATCCAAAAGAAAAAACAGCTAAAAAACATAAGCTTATTGATCTAAATCCACATGTGGTTGTAACGCCAAGAGATGCGTTTTTTGCTCATAAAAAAGCAGTTAAGATACAAGATGCTGTAGGTGAAATTAGTGGTGAATCCATAATGGTTTACCCTCCTGGTATTCCAATTATAAGTCCAGGAGAAAAGATTACAAAAGAAATGTTAGAGTATATTGATTTTGTAAAAGAACAAAACTGTGTTATTACGGATTTAGCAGATCCGTCTATTGAATATATAAATATTTTAAGTTTATAG
- the speE gene encoding polyamine aminopropyltransferase, translating to MDLWYTESHTENVRFSIKINKHFHSETSEFQKIDFFESTEFGTFFTLDGLMMVNEKDEFVYHDMISHVPLAVNPSVKKVLVIGGGDGGTARELTRYESIERIDMVEIDEAVVRACQKYLPLTASKLEDSRVNLYFEDGVAFVKDKKDEYDLILVDSTDPIGPGEGLFTRAFYQDCFDALTKDGILVNQHESPYYQRDAIAMKKAHSKLKEIFPISKVYQFHMPTYPSGHWLFGFASKSFDPIKDIKKDEWNKFGLKTKYYNTDLHVGCFALPTYVKEMLDKNE from the coding sequence ATTGATTTATGGTATACAGAATCACATACGGAAAATGTGAGATTTTCAATTAAAATTAATAAACATTTTCATAGCGAAACATCAGAATTTCAAAAAATAGATTTTTTTGAATCTACAGAGTTTGGTACATTTTTTACACTAGACGGATTAATGATGGTAAATGAAAAAGATGAATTCGTTTATCATGATATGATTTCACATGTGCCATTGGCTGTTAATCCATCTGTTAAGAAAGTTCTTGTAATTGGTGGAGGAGATGGCGGAACAGCTAGAGAATTAACAAGATATGAATCTATTGAAAGAATAGATATGGTGGAAATTGATGAAGCTGTAGTAAGAGCTTGCCAAAAATATCTACCTTTAACTGCTTCAAAATTAGAAGACTCAAGAGTGAATTTGTATTTTGAAGATGGTGTAGCATTTGTTAAAGATAAAAAAGATGAATATGATCTTATTCTTGTAGATTCTACTGATCCAATTGGACCAGGAGAAGGATTATTTACAAGAGCTTTCTACCAAGATTGTTTCGATGCATTAACTAAAGATGGCATTCTTGTTAATCAACATGAAAGTCCATATTATCAAAGAGATGCAATTGCAATGAAAAAAGCACATAGTAAATTAAAAGAGATTTTTCCAATAAGCAAAGTATATCAATTCCATATGCCAACTTATCCATCAGGGCATTGGTTGTTTGGTTTTGCATCAAAATCATTTGACCCAATAAAAGACATTAAAAAAGATGAATGGAATAAATTCGGATTAAAAACAAAATATTACAATACAGATTTACATGTTGGTTGTTTTGCACTTCCTACTTATGTTAAGGAGATGTTAGACAAAAATGAATAA
- the speB gene encoding agmatinase, translating into MNKNIFTFISCDSNYDEADVVLFGAPYDGTTSFRPGTRFGPDTIRKDSDGLETYSPYFDKDLADYNVMDAGDVQISLGNTQKVLDEIYHFTKNIVNDNKVPFMIGGEHLVTLPSFKAVYEKYNDIKVIHLDAHTDLRDELFDEKLSHATVIRRIWDLIGDGKIYQYGIRSGEKYEFDWAKDHTYLTPFTCRPLLEDLEKFGDTPIYLTIDLDVLDPSVFPGTGTPEPGGINFHEILDIIKGISSLNIVGLDVVELSPHYDASGVSTAVACKIIRELLIGILSNQ; encoded by the coding sequence ATGAATAAAAATATATTTACTTTTATAAGTTGTGACTCTAATTATGATGAGGCAGATGTGGTTTTATTTGGGGCACCTTATGATGGTACTACTTCTTTTAGGCCAGGAACGAGATTTGGTCCTGACACTATAAGAAAAGATTCAGATGGATTAGAAACATATAGCCCTTATTTTGATAAAGATTTAGCTGATTATAATGTAATGGATGCAGGTGACGTACAAATATCATTAGGCAATACTCAAAAAGTATTAGATGAAATTTATCACTTTACAAAAAACATCGTTAATGACAACAAGGTGCCATTTATGATTGGTGGAGAACACTTAGTAACACTTCCATCTTTTAAAGCTGTATATGAGAAATACAATGATATTAAAGTGATTCATTTAGACGCCCATACAGACTTAAGAGATGAGTTGTTTGATGAAAAATTGTCTCATGCAACAGTTATTCGTAGAATATGGGATCTAATCGGAGATGGTAAGATATATCAATATGGAATACGATCAGGTGAAAAATATGAGTTTGATTGGGCGAAAGACCATACGTATTTAACACCATTTACTTGTAGACCGTTATTAGAGGACTTAGAGAAGTTTGGTGATACACCAATATACTTAACCATTGATTTAGATGTATTGGACCCTTCTGTATTTCCTGGAACAGGAACACCAGAGCCAGGTGGCATTAATTTTCATGAAATATTAGATATTATTAAAGGGATTTCATCATTAAATATAGTTGGTTTAGATGTTGTTGAATTATCCCCACATTATGACGCAAGTGGTGTATCTACTGCAGTAGCTTGTAAAATAATAAGAGAATTGCTAATTGGAATACTTAGTAATCAATAA
- a CDS encoding NAD(P)/FAD-dependent oxidoreductase produces the protein MNQRYVIIGAGIAGMSAAVKIRDLVPSAEIVLISEEEYYPYYRIKLSKTLLSSIKEEDYLIKEKKWYAEKNIKIYKGYQVKSIDFANQIVKFKNCEISYNKILIATGGKEKKPKIEGINKDNIYGLRTIKDKHSISKASRDAHNILIIGGGIQGLEVAYEFVKQGKKVIVLEIANRLLPRQLDEETSQNFKELVKSNGVKICLNTEIKAIKGKSKIESIITAAGEEYPIDLAVYSIGISPNIELCRGSDININKGIIVNKYMETNIKNVYAAGDVCEYKGNLFGMWNIAKEQGEIAGENMVGNKVEFKDYEYPTLLSAFNTKLCSIGSLNDMIAYNTIKSGKIENNDYKNLIYDNDRLVGAILIGNIKDMNLLKSKINELKFPIYN, from the coding sequence ATGAATCAAAGATATGTAATCATTGGAGCAGGAATTGCTGGTATGTCAGCAGCTGTTAAAATTAGAGATTTAGTGCCATCTGCAGAAATAGTATTGATAAGCGAAGAAGAATATTATCCATATTATAGAATAAAGTTATCAAAAACCCTTTTGTCTTCTATAAAGGAAGAAGACTATTTAATAAAAGAAAAAAAATGGTATGCTGAAAAAAATATAAAAATCTATAAAGGTTATCAAGTCAAATCAATAGATTTTGCAAATCAAATAGTCAAATTTAAAAATTGTGAAATTAGTTATAATAAAATACTAATTGCAACTGGTGGAAAAGAAAAAAAACCAAAGATAGAAGGCATTAACAAAGATAATATTTATGGTCTTAGAACCATTAAAGATAAACATAGCATTTCTAAAGCAAGTCGTGACGCCCATAATATTTTAATTATAGGCGGTGGTATTCAGGGGTTAGAAGTGGCCTATGAGTTTGTTAAACAAGGAAAAAAAGTTATAGTCTTAGAAATAGCTAATAGATTATTGCCAAGACAATTAGATGAGGAAACATCTCAAAACTTTAAGGAATTGGTTAAAAGTAATGGGGTAAAAATATGTCTTAATACGGAAATAAAGGCTATTAAAGGTAAGAGCAAAATAGAAAGCATTATAACTGCTGCGGGAGAGGAATATCCCATTGATCTTGCAGTTTATTCTATTGGAATTTCACCTAATATTGAACTATGTAGGGGTAGTGATATTAATATTAATAAAGGCATTATTGTCAATAAATATATGGAAACCAATATTAAGAATGTCTATGCTGCAGGAGATGTTTGTGAATATAAGGGGAATTTATTTGGCATGTGGAATATAGCAAAAGAACAGGGTGAAATTGCAGGAGAAAACATGGTAGGTAATAAAGTAGAGTTCAAAGATTATGAGTATCCAACCCTTTTATCTGCTTTTAATACAAAATTATGTAGTATAGGCAGTCTAAATGATATGATAGCGTACAATACTATAAAATCTGGAAAAATAGAAAACAACGATTACAAAAATTTAATTTATGATAATGATAGGTTGGTTGGTGCAATTTTAATAGGAAATATAAAAGATATGAACCTGTTAAAAAGTAAAATAAATGAGTTGAAATTCCCGATATATAATTAA
- a CDS encoding DUF1540 domain-containing protein: MNINKSIGCEVTTCKYHAKDQQYCSLDNIMVVQHHNNAQTVEATDCGSFENDNK; this comes from the coding sequence ATGAATATTAACAAAAGCATTGGCTGTGAAGTTACAACCTGTAAATATCATGCAAAAGACCAACAATACTGTAGTTTAGACAATATTATGGTCGTACAACATCATAATAATGCACAAACTGTAGAAGCAACTGATTGTGGAAGCTTTGAAAATGATAATAAATAA